The following are from one region of the Pseudodesulfovibrio piezophilus C1TLV30 genome:
- a CDS encoding alpha/beta hydrolase gives MNRVKVMSLFFAVSVFLTTGVAMAADYRNNPFTLVYEGAITENVNGKVNIHPVTYKLNGIDISANVYTPANYDSNKKYPAIVVAHPNGGVKEQVAGLYAQHLAEQGYITIAADAAYQGASGGTPRNVDKPANRIEDIHGMADFISQYPGVDGKRIGLLGVCGGGGYALKAAQTDKRFIAVATLSMFNSGRVRRNGFMDSQLDTIQQRLQQASDARAQEAAGGKIVYAAEARPTEEQIAKLPFELYREGFAYYYGTHAHPNSTFRYTMSSLLALMNFDAATNMDLINQPLLMMAGSKADTLYMTKEAYKEATTAKDKELFLIEGATHIQTYWKPEYVKQAMTKLVQFFGNNLK, from the coding sequence ATGAATCGAGTGAAAGTTATGTCACTGTTTTTCGCAGTGAGTGTTTTTTTGACAACAGGGGTAGCTATGGCCGCGGATTACAGAAACAATCCGTTCACATTGGTTTATGAAGGGGCGATTACCGAGAACGTAAATGGCAAGGTGAATATTCACCCCGTTACTTACAAGCTGAACGGCATCGACATCTCGGCGAACGTCTACACCCCGGCCAATTATGACTCGAATAAGAAGTACCCGGCAATCGTCGTCGCCCATCCCAACGGTGGTGTGAAGGAACAGGTCGCCGGTTTGTATGCACAGCACCTGGCTGAACAGGGCTACATCACCATCGCAGCCGATGCGGCGTATCAAGGCGCAAGCGGCGGCACTCCGCGCAATGTGGATAAGCCCGCTAATCGAATTGAAGACATCCATGGCATGGCCGATTTTATAAGCCAGTATCCCGGTGTCGACGGCAAGCGCATCGGTCTGCTCGGTGTTTGCGGTGGCGGCGGCTATGCTCTGAAGGCGGCACAGACTGACAAGCGTTTCATTGCCGTCGCGACCCTGAGCATGTTCAACTCCGGTCGGGTTCGTCGTAACGGCTTCATGGATTCGCAGCTCGACACTATCCAGCAGCGGCTTCAGCAGGCATCCGATGCTCGCGCGCAGGAAGCGGCTGGCGGCAAGATCGTCTATGCTGCTGAAGCAAGGCCAACTGAGGAGCAAATCGCAAAGCTGCCTTTTGAGCTCTACCGCGAAGGTTTTGCCTACTATTACGGAACTCACGCCCATCCGAATTCCACCTTCCGGTACACGATGAGCAGTCTGCTGGCTCTCATGAACTTCGATGCCGCAACCAATATGGATTTGATCAACCAGCCCCTGCTCATGATGGCCGGGAGCAAGGCAGATACCCTGTACATGACGAAAGAGGCCTACAAGGAAGCCACTACTGCGAAGGACAAGGAGCTGTTCCTGATCGAAGGAGCCACCCACATCCAGACATATTGGAAGCCGGAATACGTCAAGCAGGCCATGACCAAGTTGGTCCAGTTCTTCGGAAATAATCTGAAGTAG
- a CDS encoding ABC transporter substrate-binding protein: MPTKKMYSSIVYSAIIATLVLVTGAVPAFAAKETLVLAVGGENEEGYDPLLGWGTYGNPLFQSTLLKRDANLNIIPDLATNWTLSKDRTVWTVTIRSDALFSDGSSLTAKDVAFTFNKGLKAGGKIDLTPLEKAEAPNATTVKLTLKKPDITFIQHLITQGIVPENLYGPNYGRHPIGSGPYKLIRWDEGQQMVVEANELYYGAQPQIKRLVFLFSDEDAALAAARAGEVDVLGVPSNLARQDIPGMKLHVVKSVDNRGLMFPTVPSEGKTTPHGVPIGNTVTADIALRKAINYAIDRKALVAGVLDGYGRPAFGVVDDLPWDNPAIRFKDNALQKAKTILKEAGWVDTDGDGVREKNGLKAEFSIVYNAKDSLRQGLALAVSDMLKPVGINAIPRGENWDRIKTQLTHTNVVVYGFGDHSPLEMYKLYHTPGSEPLYWNAGFYSNPVVDEYLDKAKAAKSIEASLPFWKKAQWDGKTGFTTSGDAAWAWMVNLDHTYFLNNCLDVGTSQMEPHGHGWPITANIQEWKWICK; this comes from the coding sequence ATGCCAACTAAGAAAATGTATTCATCCATTGTGTATTCGGCTATCATCGCTACATTGGTACTCGTGACAGGGGCTGTTCCTGCCTTTGCAGCAAAAGAGACGCTTGTACTCGCCGTGGGAGGCGAAAACGAAGAAGGCTACGACCCCTTGCTTGGCTGGGGAACATACGGCAACCCCTTGTTCCAGAGTACACTGCTGAAACGTGACGCAAATCTGAACATCATTCCAGACCTGGCCACAAACTGGACACTCTCCAAAGATCGTACCGTGTGGACTGTGACCATCAGAAGTGACGCTCTCTTTTCGGATGGCTCCTCCCTGACCGCTAAGGATGTGGCCTTTACTTTTAACAAGGGGCTGAAGGCCGGGGGAAAAATCGACCTGACTCCTCTTGAAAAAGCAGAAGCTCCAAACGCGACCACAGTCAAGTTGACGCTCAAGAAACCGGATATCACATTTATCCAACACCTTATTACACAAGGTATTGTCCCAGAAAATCTCTATGGCCCGAATTACGGCCGGCATCCGATAGGTTCGGGGCCATACAAACTCATACGCTGGGATGAAGGCCAGCAAATGGTCGTGGAAGCCAATGAATTGTATTATGGCGCTCAACCTCAGATCAAAAGACTGGTCTTCCTTTTCTCAGATGAAGATGCCGCACTGGCCGCAGCCCGAGCTGGAGAGGTTGACGTACTCGGCGTTCCATCCAATCTCGCCAGGCAGGACATCCCAGGGATGAAATTGCATGTGGTTAAAAGCGTTGATAATCGAGGGCTCATGTTTCCAACCGTTCCGAGCGAAGGGAAGACAACACCTCATGGCGTGCCTATTGGCAACACCGTCACTGCGGATATCGCTCTCCGAAAGGCAATTAACTACGCCATCGATCGCAAGGCTCTTGTTGCCGGAGTACTTGATGGGTATGGGCGCCCGGCTTTTGGCGTGGTGGACGATCTTCCCTGGGATAATCCGGCAATCCGATTCAAGGACAATGCCCTCCAGAAGGCCAAAACAATCCTCAAGGAAGCAGGTTGGGTCGATACTGATGGAGACGGCGTACGCGAGAAGAACGGTTTAAAGGCCGAATTCTCCATTGTATACAATGCAAAAGACTCTCTAAGGCAGGGACTGGCTCTAGCAGTTTCCGACATGCTGAAACCTGTCGGCATCAACGCCATTCCACGTGGAGAAAACTGGGATCGCATCAAGACACAGCTTACACATACCAACGTCGTTGTATATGGTTTTGGAGACCACAGCCCCCTGGAAATGTATAAGCTCTACCACACCCCCGGTTCCGAGCCTCTGTACTGGAATGCAGGCTTTTATTCCAACCCCGTTGTTGATGAATACCTTGACAAAGCCAAGGCTGCCAAATCCATTGAAGCCTCACTTCCCTTCTGGAAAAAAGCCCAGTGGGATGGAAAAACAGGGTTCACCACATCCGGCGATGCAGCCTGGGCCTGGATGGTCAACCTCGATCATACCTACTTCCTGAACAATTGCCTTGATGTCGGCACTTCCCAGATGGAGCCGCATGGACATGGCTGGCCCATCACCGCCAACATTCAGGAGTGGAAGTGGATTTGCAAATAG
- a CDS encoding ABC transporter permease produces MPIPHLDRRSTTLLTITGCLLLFSAIFIGAWLYGEQGELTHLMLRKLPPSFDHPFGTDWLGRDMLARTLKGLRISLFVGLSAAGCSSIIALLLGLAAATMGKTVDTVVTWLVDVTIATPHLVLLILISFALGGGIKGVIIAVAVSHWPALTRIIRAEVMQLQTAEYVQLSQQLGKGTLFIARHHMLPHVIPQFTVGLLLLFPHAILHAAALTFLGFGMSPHTPAVGVLLAESMRSLSMGLWWLAVAPGIALVITVKAFDILGMNVRTILDPRTCRE; encoded by the coding sequence ATGCCCATTCCACATCTCGACAGAAGATCTACAACGCTGCTGACCATAACCGGCTGCCTGCTGCTTTTCAGCGCGATATTTATCGGTGCGTGGCTCTACGGCGAACAAGGAGAACTGACACACCTTATGCTCCGCAAATTACCACCGTCCTTCGACCATCCCTTCGGTACGGACTGGCTGGGCCGTGACATGCTTGCCAGAACCCTAAAAGGACTTCGAATCAGCCTTTTCGTCGGCCTCTCTGCCGCCGGCTGCTCTTCGATCATCGCCTTGCTTCTGGGACTCGCTGCCGCCACCATGGGAAAAACCGTCGACACCGTTGTCACATGGCTGGTGGATGTGACCATCGCCACTCCGCATCTCGTGCTGCTCATTCTCATTTCCTTTGCCTTGGGCGGAGGGATCAAAGGAGTAATTATCGCTGTGGCAGTATCGCACTGGCCCGCCCTGACGCGCATTATCCGAGCAGAGGTAATGCAACTGCAAACCGCTGAATATGTGCAACTTTCACAACAATTGGGCAAAGGAACGCTTTTCATAGCCCGTCATCACATGCTGCCCCATGTCATACCCCAGTTCACCGTTGGCCTACTGCTTTTGTTCCCGCATGCGATCCTGCATGCGGCCGCACTGACTTTTCTTGGGTTTGGCATGTCGCCGCACACTCCGGCGGTCGGGGTGCTTCTGGCCGAATCCATGCGCTCTCTCTCCATGGGCCTCTGGTGGCTTGCTGTAGCGCCTGGCATAGCTTTGGTGATCACGGTCAAGGCTTTCGATATACTCGGTATGAATGTTCGCACTATACTTGACCCCCGAACATGCAGGGAATGA
- a CDS encoding ABC transporter permease, which produces MDLQIDSTYDGTESSSSPRPPSSYSLLLTMIKFLGRKTTRLILLMVSVATISFVLVSLSPVDPIDAYLGPAILKVSPEQREVIAHRWGLDKPPVERFGKWAGNLLSGDFGISTIYNEPVLSVIGKRFATSFWLMVLAWTLSGILGFAMGVFAGACKSTIVDRSISTYAYTMASTPTFWVGMVMLTVFSIQLGWTPVCCAGPIGMEPGQVSLLQRLHHLVLPALTLSLVGVAQITLHTREKTVDALNSDYAVFAMAQGESRLGVAFRSALRNVALPAITLQFASLGELFGGAVLAEQVFAYPGLGKATVEAGFRGDIPLLLGIVLFSTIFVYIGNTTADLLYLLIDPRMRQSHGKSHMRRSH; this is translated from the coding sequence GTGGATTTGCAAATAGATTCCACCTATGATGGGACCGAGAGCTCATCCAGCCCTCGGCCACCTTCATCGTATTCACTCCTGCTGACCATGATAAAATTCCTTGGACGCAAAACCACCCGACTCATACTGCTGATGGTCTCGGTCGCGACTATTTCGTTCGTGTTGGTAAGCCTTTCCCCTGTTGATCCGATCGATGCCTATTTGGGACCAGCCATCCTCAAGGTATCTCCAGAGCAACGAGAGGTCATCGCCCATCGCTGGGGATTGGACAAGCCACCTGTCGAAAGATTCGGCAAGTGGGCGGGGAATTTGCTCTCAGGCGACTTCGGCATCTCCACCATCTATAACGAACCGGTTCTTTCGGTTATCGGGAAACGCTTCGCAACTTCATTCTGGTTGATGGTGTTGGCATGGACTTTATCCGGAATTCTGGGCTTTGCCATGGGAGTTTTTGCCGGGGCATGCAAATCTACCATCGTGGACCGCAGTATCAGCACCTATGCATACACCATGGCATCCACGCCAACATTCTGGGTCGGCATGGTCATGCTCACGGTCTTTTCAATCCAGTTGGGCTGGACCCCTGTCTGTTGCGCGGGGCCCATAGGCATGGAGCCGGGACAAGTGAGTCTTCTGCAACGACTGCATCACCTCGTCCTGCCCGCCCTCACCCTCTCACTCGTCGGTGTTGCGCAAATAACCCTGCATACCAGAGAAAAAACCGTTGACGCATTAAACAGCGATTATGCTGTTTTTGCCATGGCTCAGGGAGAGTCTCGTCTGGGTGTCGCCTTCCGAAGCGCTCTTCGTAATGTGGCCCTCCCTGCCATTACACTCCAGTTCGCTTCACTGGGAGAACTCTTCGGTGGTGCCGTGCTGGCAGAACAGGTCTTTGCATACCCAGGTCTGGGCAAGGCGACCGTTGAGGCTGGATTCCGGGGAGATATCCCATTGCTGCTTGGTATTGTACTGTTCAGCACAATCTTCGTCTACATAGGCAATACAACTGCCGACCTTCTTTATCTGCTGATCGATCCTCGCATGCGCCAAAGCCACGGCAAAAGTCACATGAGGAGGTCTCACTGA
- a CDS encoding IS3 family transposase (programmed frameshift) codes for MSKKRRRFTAEFKARVALDALSGEHTLSELASKYGVHTNQISTWKRQAKEGIVASFSGKAEKSQQMDDAHIKDLHAKIGQLLIEKDFLQQAFQNLSCERRREVVDKEHPQLSVRRQCRILKLQRSTYYYQPIGESSYNLELMKRIDELFMELPFFGSRQMRNILRDEGHLVGRGRVRRLMRKMGLMAIYQKPRTSDPHPQHKIYPYLLRNMKITKPNQVWCTDITYIPMKRGFLYLVAIMDWHSRAVLSWRLSNTMEADFCVVALEDAINRYGEPEIFNTDQGSQFTSYEFTKTLRDAGIRISMDGRGRWMDNVMIERLWKSLKYECVYLRELETGSELRSALAWWFNFYNNRRPHKTFDGRKPMEIYQSGPIPEGVPPLGWTHKAA; via the exons ATGTCCAAGAAGAGAAGAAGATTTACTGCTGAATTCAAAGCCCGTGTAGCCCTCGACGCTTTGTCTGGCGAGCACACACTTTCCGAGCTGGCCAGCAAGTATGGAGTTCACACCAACCAGATATCCACGTGGAAACGACAAGCCAAAGAAGGTATTGTCGCGTCATTTTCTGGCAAGGCAGAGAAGAGCCAGCAAATGGACGATGCACATATCAAGGATCTGCACGCTAAGATCGGCCAACTTCTGATCGAGAAGGATTTTTTGCAACAAGCCTTC CAAAATCTGAGCTGCGAGCGAAGGCGTGAAGTCGTCGACAAAGAGCATCCACAACTCAGCGTCCGGCGACAATGCAGAATCCTCAAACTGCAACGCTCAACATACTATTATCAGCCGATTGGCGAATCATCGTATAACTTGGAGTTGATGAAACGCATCGACGAGTTGTTCATGGAGCTACCATTTTTCGGCTCACGCCAGATGCGCAACATTCTGCGGGATGAAGGGCATCTGGTTGGCCGTGGTCGTGTGAGACGACTTATGCGCAAGATGGGCTTGATGGCGATTTACCAAAAACCGAGGACGAGTGATCCTCATCCACAGCACAAAATATATCCGTATTTGTTGCGGAACATGAAGATCACAAAGCCAAATCAAGTTTGGTGTACCGACATTACTTACATTCCGATGAAACGAGGCTTCTTGTATCTCGTGGCAATCATGGATTGGCATAGCCGGGCAGTATTGTCGTGGCGTTTGTCGAATACGATGGAGGCCGACTTTTGTGTCGTAGCTTTGGAGGATGCGATCAACCGTTATGGAGAACCTGAGATATTCAACACAGACCAGGGGAGCCAGTTCACCAGCTATGAATTCACAAAGACTCTGCGGGATGCTGGCATCCGCATTTCAATGGATGGCCGAGGACGCTGGATGGATAACGTCATGATCGAACGACTCTGGAAGTCTTTGAAATACGAATGTGTCTACTTGCGGGAACTGGAGACAGGAAGTGAGCTGCGGAGTGCCTTGGCCTGGTGGTTTAACTTCTACAATAATCGGCGTCCTCATAAGACCTTTGACGGACGCAAGCCGATGGAGATATATCAAAGCGGTCCCATCCCAGAGGGGGTACCCCCTCTGGGATGGACCCACAAGGCGGCGTAA